AAGCTGTGCAAATGTTTATTTCTGCGATTCAGGTCAAAACATTTGACCAGGTTGCATCTGGTCAAATAGATCTCGAGCAAAGCGGGCACCTATAAATTAACGATCAATCCGAAAGCTTGCGAACTTTAACTCGCAACCATGGATATCTCAGTGCTGTGGCTCTACCTGGTCCTTGTTTCCGGCCTGTTCATCTTCTTGGTGCCCACTGTAGAGTCCACCTTGCTTCTGTGGGCATGCTTATACCGGCTGGAGATTTGTCCCTTTAAGACCACCACCACTACATCAGGATAATGAAAATACTATATTTAACTCCCGACTATTCCAACGgtcaataaaaagaaaatcaaaaatattttgaaccTTCTAAAACATCTTGGTCGGAGTCCGCTGTTTTCACAAGCAGCCATTGCTGACTTCAAAAAGATACATACATCATCCTCCGAAAACTAAATCCAGTCCTCGGCCTTTCCTATCCCCTTTGCGGTATGCTTGGCCGGTTGAGTAAGTAAGAGCCAAAGTTATCAGGCAAGTGTGAAGTTTGTCATTAGTTACTGGCACTAATTAGGTGTAAAGCTCGTTCGGCGGCTTTTATTTTTGCGGCTGTCAGTACGTGTCCTGGTTTGGTAATTCCAAAGTGAAACTTCCGCTGAGATCACGTCGTTTCGGGTCATTTAAGCGGGTTTCCGTGGAAGTATTCCTGCCTCGCAGTGTGCGGTCGGATTCAATGTGTTGACTTCGTTATATCTCAATTAGTCAAAGAGAACTCAGACAAACTTCACGCTCCGGTTTTTACCTGTTCAGGGAAATTAAGTTGTAGgtgggcgaaaaaaaaacgaaataaatacaCGTTAAAAGAGCGAAATAAgataaacatttttgcaggcactgataataacaataacttAAGGATTGCAGCAAGTTTGTTAATCGCAAAGTAATTCATTACAGTACAGAGCTATCATGACttcataataatataaaattaccGCTCTggtattaattatttatatatttttagctatATATATCTATAGTCTAGAATGTAAAAGTGGTATGTGGAGCTTGAgatgatttttaaatgcagaggTCTTTATAAGAGTCATGATACAGAGTTTTAAGTCTCCTAGATTAAAGTCGTTAAATCAGAGTGTAAAACggttaaaatttaaatacggtgagttttttaaattgttagaACTGACATATGTAAAAATGTTGAGTAATTCAGACCTAGTATTTACCAGATGAAATCTGTTCTGCCGCTATGAAAGTAGCCGCTGAAAATAAACCTTCACAATGCTTATTGCTTGTCGTTCGATTCCTAACAATTCAGTCTCCACTCATTGTGGTAATGCagaattaaatttacaaaacgCTAAACATCCCAGGCCATTTCCTTAATACCTTAATAAAAAAGGAGCCAAAAAGGTGCCTACTGTTCATAGCAGAGTAATGAAATACACATTCCCATTTTGATTGTCTTTCAGTTGGCATTTAATTAGAACCGAGCGAGGCATTACAAAATGCATTCAACCATGGTTGGGAAACAATGCTTATGCGAATTGGCAGGTGGGCGAAGTAACATTCGGTCACACGAACTCAGCTCAACGGACGCACAAAGGATAACAATTTTGGGGTTAACAGAAATGGAATTTGAACCACCGCAAAGGGAATTTCCTGGAAAGAGCAAGCAAAACAGGGTTCAAAATTGTCATTTGGCGGCTAAGCGGACATAGATACATAAATACCAAATTGCCAATAAAACCGACGTTAATTTAAAGCTGCGgtacatttaaaattgttaaagcATGCCAACCTAAATATCCGAGACACTATTTTTCGCTTTGGGTTGGACAGACGGGGACATGACCAGATCGACTTGGCTAATGAtcatgatcaagaatatatatactttatagaGTATATAGATTCGTATTAAGCGAATCTGATTCTCCCTTTAGTCATACGAGCAACGGGAATAGTTATGATATCATATCCCTTGAAGGCATTCGGTTAAAAGTGCGGGTTTGCTTTGCGTAAAAAGTTAGCCTGCATTTAAATGAACTTTCACTTGccatttgattttccatcaCGAATGTTCACGAACCATCCCTTTCGGTGTTCCAAGTTCACGGAGGATAAACGCATTCCGTTTTCCAATTTCGGGGTGACAATAGAAGCAAATCGATGTAAAGTCAACTTTAAGTGTTTGAAAAGGTGTAAAAATCGAAGTGTGTACTAGCGGCTTGCTTAGAGGCGCCACAATGTTGCAAGCTGTCGTCGCCAAGTCGTGTCAAAGTTTCCGCCGCCCTTTCCAAACGACTTTTTGCCTGTGTCGCCAGCCAGTGGCAGCCTGGGGGAGGGATGGTAAACTTCGGGATGAACTTACACGTGTTTAAGCACAGGAGAATGGGCAGCGGATGCCGGGGGAGGGTGCTCCACTCGCCCTCCGAGTCGTATTACACTACCCCGGTTGGTAATTCAAATTTACCGAGCGCAAACAGCAGGGAgattgcaattaattaaatatcacTCATACGTCAGGTAGTCCAGCATGTTCGACTGGGAGCGTGGGCAGTCCGTAAGATGGCCGAAATATCGCGTGGAACACGTAGGCTCACTGTTCGAATGCGTAATGGGATTAAAGGTGCCACGTGGGCGATTTCCAATGTAGGAACGGAATTTTAAACAGTAATCCACAATTGATTTAGTTTCGACAGACGAGATTGACCTTGACTAAGCCAGTTTAAGCTCAATAAAATGACTACGACCGAGAAAAACATGTCTTTTTTGTCaacgaaattgaaaagttagttatattttagtaaatatattttttaatgcataGTCGTATTTATCGGGCGCGGCAaggggcaacaaaaaaatgcaCTCTATCATCCAGATGATGTGGTGTTGAACGGACAGAGGGGTGACTTCAACAGGCACGCAAGCAGGATGAAGCAACCATCTGCTGTGGGAGACAGGAAGGCCATGAGAATGGCCAAGACCACCAAGTAGAAACACACCGTTGTGGCAATCATCTTCGCTGATCTTGACTTCGAACTCAAGGGTCGGGAGATGGCCTTCCTCCTTTTATACTGGTCCCAATGAAGCACCATGAGGTCGTAATGCAGCTGTCTAATAGTAAACAAATATAAGTTGTTGATCTTTACCTGATCAATGTTTTCTATACCAGATTGTACATATTTGTAACGCTGTTCTTAATTAAACTTCTTACATAAGTATTGAGATGTCGATTTTCATTGGCTTTCATTGAGTGCATTATATAGTCTTTTTGCTCTTAAATGTTATGCAGAGTTGTAGCTCTTAAACTCTACGAACTAGCACCTACCTGACcataaaaccataaaataagcaaaaaatgGAGTAATGTAAAAAACAAGGCCTAGGCATCTATTTAAGAAGATGTCTTACTTTGGCTATTTTGAAAGGGTTCTGACAGCCATCGCACCCAACGAGGTGTGTTAAACATAAGTCAAAATAGcttctataaataaaataaattataagcAGAGGCCACGCGTGCACTGACAAATTATTCGTGGGAAATGAATGGATATAAGGAGCGTACTTATGAATGAAATTAAGCAGGCAGCGCCAGCAACAGATGGGTGCCAAAATGAAAGGGAAGGGGGCGTACAGAATTGGCAgagcatcatcatcgtcatcatcatcagtgATTGCCTTCATCTGGTGGACAGCACATGCGCAGATTGGAGCACATGGTGGACTCCGTTTGCAATTCACTTTGTACTGGACTTGGCGCACTTCATGGACGTCGTGGGTTTTTGTGGATCCCATTAGCGACGCAGACTTTGGCGCCGGTTCCGCCGATTTGGACTGTTTAGTCCTGTGCACGGATTCAGCGGCAACGGTCGAGGTCGTTCGCTTGGTAGCCACACCGCATTCTGGTCGTGAAACGAAATTTCAAACCCGAGTATAAGACAAAACCGAGAAACCCGCATTCCGAACTGACTTGGAGTTATGTTCTTTTAAAACGAGCTGACCGTTGCTCGGTTTGCTGTTTGCGCTCGCAAAGCAAATAGTTCCCCGCGTTGGTTTAAAAGCCAAACACTCTTAGAATATTGTGTGATGAGCAGCTGTCTCTGCTTTTGATTCACAAACAAACAGTTTCGGGACAAGTGTTACAAGCCGCGGAGCAATTGCAG
The sequence above is drawn from the Drosophila melanogaster chromosome 2R genome and encodes:
- the CG34211 gene encoding uncharacterized protein, with product MDISVLWLYLVLVSGLFIFLVPTVESTLLLWACLYRLEICPFKTTTTTSG
- the CG34212 gene encoding uncharacterized protein, isoform B, coding for MIATTVCFYLVVLAILMAFLSPTADGCFILLACLLKSPLCPFNTTSSG